A window from Actinomycetospora corticicola encodes these proteins:
- a CDS encoding RDD family protein, giving the protein MSGDSSPYGPRPTDGQSGAAGYGPPGDYSAQSASAAGPGTGGQPAYGAPSTGGYAQSGYGAPQQGYGAPAPGQGAPGAGYGQPGYTQPPGYGQAAYGQTAYGQTAYGQNGYAQPGYGQAGYGAPAPGAPGSVEVVGLRVGQYLLDAVCLVVPLILVGVVGGFLGAMVDGGVGFLSLLVNLVVWVIAVGGSFGIYAWWPSTHGGQTPAMGWLGLKIVREADGGVPTLGECALRWVLLIVDGAFAGIVGLIIMSTSQRKQRLGDMAAHTLVVKA; this is encoded by the coding sequence ATGAGTGGAGACAGCAGCCCGTACGGCCCACGGCCGACGGATGGACAGAGCGGAGCGGCGGGCTACGGGCCGCCGGGTGACTACTCGGCGCAGTCGGCGTCGGCGGCCGGTCCGGGCACCGGCGGCCAGCCCGCCTACGGAGCGCCGTCAACGGGTGGATACGCCCAGTCGGGCTACGGCGCGCCCCAGCAGGGGTACGGCGCGCCCGCTCCCGGTCAGGGTGCTCCCGGGGCGGGATACGGGCAGCCGGGCTACACCCAGCCGCCCGGCTACGGGCAGGCCGCGTACGGGCAGACCGCCTACGGGCAGACCGCCTACGGGCAGAACGGGTACGCGCAGCCCGGGTACGGGCAGGCGGGGTACGGGGCGCCGGCGCCGGGCGCACCGGGCTCGGTCGAGGTCGTCGGCCTCCGCGTGGGCCAGTACCTGCTCGACGCGGTGTGCCTGGTCGTGCCGCTGATCCTCGTCGGCGTCGTCGGCGGGTTCCTCGGGGCGATGGTCGACGGCGGGGTGGGCTTCCTCAGCCTGCTCGTGAACCTGGTCGTCTGGGTGATCGCCGTCGGCGGGTCGTTCGGCATCTACGCCTGGTGGCCCTCGACCCACGGCGGGCAGACGCCGGCGATGGGCTGGCTCGGGCTGAAGATCGTGCGCGAGGCCGACGGGGGCGTCCCGACGCTGGGCGAGTGCGCCCTGCGGTGGGTGCTCCTCATCGTCGACGGGGCCTTCGCCGGCATCGTCGGGCTGATCATCATGTCGACGTCGCAGCGCAAGCAGCGCCTCGGCGACATGGCCGCGCACACCCTGGTCGTGAAGGCCTGA
- a CDS encoding FAD-binding and (Fe-S)-binding domain-containing protein → MTATTTLIESLRQVVGEVRHRPIDLAAHANDASHYLLQPQAVVVPDSTAEIAALLQLGVRDRLHLTFRSGGTSLSGQGVSDGVLVDTRRFFRGFEVLDDGRAVRLQPGLIVNEVNARLAPYGRKIGPDPASSAACTIGGVVANNSSGMSCGTEFNTYSTLRSLTFVLASGTVIDTGRPDADDELRHREPELYEGLDRLRRRVTGNAHSVERLRHLFSMKNTMGYGLNSFLDFTRPIDVLAHLLVGSEGTLGFVADVVLETLPVLPHAATSMLVFANTSDATDALPALLDAGAKTLELLDARALVVAQSDPRAPSTVKDLAVDGHAGLLVEFQTATAEELDGVQADAEPVLAQLPLTRDAGLTREPTARASLWALRKGLYTAVAAARPSGTTALLEDISVPVRTLPSTCDGLTELFDRHGYEGSVIFGHAKDGNVHFLVNERFDDPRELERYRVFTDEMVDLVLAQDGTLKAEHGTGRIMTPFVRRQYGDELYGVMQEVKRLADPTGLLNPGIILSDRADAHLTDLKTVPTVDPEVDACVECGYCEPVCPSRRVTTTPRQRIVLRRAAAKDPALAAEIERDYAYEAVDTCAADGMCATACPVRINTGDLMKRLRSERHSDRAQQAGRVVAEHWQGVSGTARVALKLAATVPGLTAAASAAARKVLPTDLVPLYSREVPPGGDTRPDPTYPANPDVVFFPTCLHQVFAPESGDGSAHAFLRLAERVGLVVAVPEGIGQMCCGVPWESKGFTDGSRAMAAGVVDGLWGSTQQGRLPVVVDASSCTHGLEGLAKLLPDDGRVPALRFVDAVSFTAQEILPKLAVGTRASSLTLHPTCSTTHLGIGDDLRLLAEAVADEVVVPKAWGCCGYAGDRGMLHPELTEAATAEQAAEVRAHPTELYASCNRTCEMGISRATGQTYRHVLELLDEVAVPYAGVNTTR, encoded by the coding sequence GTGACGGCCACCACCACGCTCATCGAGTCCCTGCGGCAGGTGGTCGGGGAGGTCAGGCACCGCCCGATCGACCTCGCGGCGCACGCGAACGACGCGTCCCACTACCTGCTGCAGCCGCAGGCCGTGGTGGTACCGGACAGCACGGCGGAGATCGCGGCGCTGCTGCAGCTCGGGGTCCGGGACCGGCTGCACCTCACGTTCCGCTCGGGCGGCACGTCGTTGTCCGGCCAGGGCGTCTCCGACGGCGTCCTCGTGGACACGCGCCGGTTCTTCCGTGGCTTCGAGGTGCTGGACGACGGGCGCGCGGTGCGGCTGCAGCCGGGCCTCATCGTCAACGAGGTGAACGCCCGGCTCGCGCCGTACGGCCGCAAGATCGGGCCGGACCCGGCGTCGAGCGCCGCCTGCACCATCGGCGGCGTCGTCGCGAACAACTCGTCGGGCATGAGCTGCGGCACCGAGTTCAACACGTACTCGACGCTGCGCTCGCTGACGTTCGTGTTGGCCTCCGGCACCGTCATCGACACCGGGCGACCGGACGCCGACGACGAGCTGCGCCACCGCGAGCCGGAGCTGTACGAGGGGCTCGACCGGCTCCGGCGCCGGGTGACGGGGAACGCGCACTCCGTCGAGCGCCTGCGCCACCTGTTCTCGATGAAGAACACGATGGGCTACGGCCTGAACAGCTTCCTCGACTTCACCCGGCCGATCGACGTCCTCGCCCACCTGCTCGTCGGCTCCGAGGGGACCCTCGGCTTCGTCGCGGACGTGGTGCTCGAGACGCTGCCGGTCCTCCCGCACGCGGCGACCTCGATGCTCGTCTTCGCGAACACGAGCGACGCCACCGACGCGCTGCCGGCCCTGCTCGACGCCGGGGCGAAGACGCTCGAGCTGCTCGACGCCCGCGCGCTCGTCGTCGCGCAGTCCGACCCGCGGGCGCCGTCGACGGTGAAGGACCTTGCCGTCGACGGGCATGCCGGCCTCCTCGTCGAGTTCCAGACCGCCACCGCCGAGGAACTCGACGGGGTCCAGGCCGACGCCGAACCGGTCCTCGCGCAGCTGCCGCTCACCCGCGACGCGGGCCTCACCCGCGAGCCGACCGCCCGCGCCTCGCTGTGGGCGCTGCGCAAGGGGCTCTACACCGCGGTGGCCGCCGCGCGCCCGAGCGGGACGACGGCGTTGCTCGAGGACATCTCGGTGCCCGTCCGCACGCTGCCCTCGACCTGTGACGGGCTGACGGAGCTGTTCGACCGGCACGGCTACGAGGGCTCGGTGATCTTCGGGCACGCGAAGGACGGCAACGTCCACTTCCTGGTCAACGAGCGCTTCGACGACCCTCGCGAGCTCGAGCGCTACCGCGTCTTCACCGACGAGATGGTCGACCTCGTCCTCGCCCAGGACGGGACGCTCAAGGCCGAGCACGGCACCGGCCGGATCATGACGCCGTTCGTCCGCCGCCAGTACGGCGACGAGCTCTACGGCGTGATGCAGGAGGTCAAGCGCCTCGCCGACCCGACCGGCCTGCTCAACCCGGGCATCATCCTGTCCGACCGCGCCGACGCCCACCTCACCGATCTCAAGACGGTCCCGACGGTGGACCCCGAGGTCGACGCGTGTGTCGAGTGCGGCTACTGCGAGCCGGTCTGCCCGTCGCGGCGGGTGACCACGACGCCGCGCCAGCGGATCGTGCTGCGCCGGGCCGCGGCGAAGGACCCGGCGCTGGCCGCGGAGATCGAGCGCGACTACGCCTACGAGGCCGTCGACACCTGCGCCGCCGACGGCATGTGCGCCACCGCGTGCCCGGTGCGGATCAACACCGGCGACCTCATGAAGCGGCTGCGCTCCGAGCGGCACTCCGACCGGGCGCAGCAGGCGGGCAGGGTCGTCGCCGAGCACTGGCAGGGCGTCTCCGGCACCGCCCGGGTCGCCCTGAAGCTCGCGGCGACGGTGCCCGGGCTGACGGCCGCCGCGTCGGCGGCCGCCCGGAAGGTGCTGCCCACCGACCTCGTCCCGCTGTACTCGCGCGAGGTCCCGCCCGGCGGCGACACGCGGCCCGACCCGACCTACCCGGCGAACCCCGACGTCGTCTTCTTCCCGACCTGCCTGCACCAGGTCTTCGCCCCGGAGTCCGGCGACGGGTCCGCGCACGCGTTCCTGCGCCTCGCGGAGCGGGTGGGCCTCGTCGTCGCCGTCCCCGAGGGCATCGGGCAGATGTGCTGCGGGGTGCCGTGGGAGTCCAAGGGCTTCACCGACGGCAGCCGGGCGATGGCGGCCGGCGTCGTCGACGGGCTGTGGGGCTCGACCCAGCAGGGACGGTTGCCGGTCGTCGTCGACGCCTCCTCGTGCACCCACGGCCTGGAGGGCCTGGCGAAGCTCCTTCCCGACGACGGGCGTGTCCCGGCGCTGCGATTCGTCGACGCCGTCAGCTTCACCGCGCAGGAGATCCTGCCCAAGCTCGCCGTCGGGACGAGGGCCTCGTCGCTGACGCTGCACCCCACCTGCTCGACCACCCACCTCGGTATCGGCGACGACCTGCGCCTGCTCGCCGAGGCGGTGGCCGACGAGGTGGTGGTGCCGAAGGCCTGGGGCTGCTGCGGCTACGCGGGCGACCGCGGGATGCTGCACCCCGAGCTCACCGAGGCCGCCACCGCGGAGCAGGCCGCCGAGGTCCGCGCCCACCCGACGGAGCTCTACGCGAGCTGCAACCGCACCTGCGAGATGGGCATCTCACGGGCGACCGGGCAGACCTACCGGCACGTCCTCGAGCTGCTCGACGAGGTGGCCGTGCCCTACGCGGGCGTGAACACGACCCGGTAG
- a CDS encoding DUF2795 domain-containing protein: MTIRSAPRGDVLFTPETAPWRVPAPRRPQGPDEGPVRVGPGGRDAAEIRDLFSAVYAGAPWPARPWQLLAHADDHGVDLVTRAALRALPSRVYTGPDDVSTALAALPPVHRPRRVGTPV, translated from the coding sequence ATGACCATCCGGTCCGCGCCCCGCGGAGACGTGCTGTTCACACCGGAGACCGCGCCCTGGCGTGTCCCGGCCCCGCGGCGCCCGCAGGGTCCCGACGAGGGTCCGGTGCGGGTCGGGCCCGGCGGCCGCGACGCCGCCGAGATCCGCGACCTGTTCTCCGCCGTGTACGCCGGGGCCCCCTGGCCGGCGCGGCCCTGGCAGTTGCTCGCCCACGCCGACGACCACGGGGTCGACCTCGTCACCCGCGCCGCGCTCCGCGCCCTCCCGTCACGGGTCTACACCGGCCCCGACGACGTCTCGACCGCGCTCGCCGCGCTGCCCCCGGTCCACCGGCCCCGCCGGGTGGGCACCCCGGTCTGA
- a CDS encoding ATP-binding protein has product MRRPATGAPTTALWQLGALGAAFGVVEAALILQGPPAAAAAGLPYTATAWVYLGAGLAAWSRRPASRVGPLLAAGGSVWLLCGLASTTVPVLVGLGIVVATIPVAILLHVLLAFPSGRLRDGPSRLLVALGYVTTTVLQAPVWLWNPASPFLVADRPDLLLVGRGINSTLAFVVILATAWVLVRRLGAAPPADRPVLAPLFLYGGASLVAVVVLGNLYRVARVDPAVIDWLQVAVLAGAPVAFAAGVLLGGFARTAALEELGEWLGSTERRRGEVGPALARTLGDPSLRLAFPDDDGGWVDGEGHPVAVPAGRELVPVELAGRPVGAIVHDPLLQPDPETVRAAGRVVAIAVDRERLTARLLAEQEQLRESRLRLVEAGDRERRRLASDLHDRLQGRLVLLALRAGTARAEEADLEAFRRDVDEVAAEVRLIVAGVMPALLIERGLTAAVEEMLARTPLRTSLERSDDADGARLPPSVEGTGFHVVAEAITNTVKYAGATSLEVRLHRRAGLLQLSVRDDGCGGAVAAGGTGLRGLRDRVEALGGRFTVTSPEGQGTTLAVELPCAW; this is encoded by the coding sequence GTGCGGAGACCAGCAACCGGCGCACCGACGACGGCCCTGTGGCAGCTCGGCGCGCTCGGCGCGGCGTTCGGGGTCGTCGAGGCCGCCCTGATCCTGCAGGGACCGCCCGCTGCGGCCGCGGCCGGGCTGCCCTACACGGCCACGGCGTGGGTCTACCTCGGTGCCGGGCTCGCGGCCTGGTCGCGCCGGCCGGCGAGCCGGGTCGGGCCCCTCCTCGCGGCCGGCGGTTCCGTGTGGCTGCTCTGCGGACTGGCCTCCACCACGGTGCCGGTGCTGGTGGGGCTGGGGATCGTCGTCGCGACGATCCCGGTCGCGATCCTGCTGCACGTGCTGCTGGCGTTCCCGTCCGGGCGTCTCCGTGACGGACCCTCGCGCCTCCTCGTCGCCCTCGGGTACGTCACGACGACGGTGCTCCAGGCGCCGGTGTGGCTGTGGAACCCCGCGTCCCCCTTCCTCGTCGCCGACCGCCCGGACCTGCTGCTCGTCGGCCGCGGGATCAACTCCACCCTCGCGTTCGTGGTCATCCTCGCGACCGCCTGGGTGCTGGTCCGCCGGCTCGGTGCCGCCCCGCCCGCCGACCGGCCGGTGCTCGCGCCGTTGTTCCTCTACGGCGGCGCGTCCCTCGTCGCGGTGGTCGTGCTGGGCAACCTGTACCGGGTGGCTCGGGTGGACCCGGCGGTGATCGACTGGCTCCAGGTCGCCGTGCTGGCCGGGGCGCCGGTCGCGTTCGCCGCGGGGGTGCTGCTGGGGGGCTTCGCCCGGACCGCGGCCCTCGAGGAACTCGGTGAGTGGCTCGGCAGCACCGAGCGTCGGCGCGGCGAGGTCGGTCCGGCGCTCGCCCGGACCCTCGGGGATCCGTCGTTGAGACTGGCCTTCCCGGACGACGACGGGGGCTGGGTCGACGGGGAGGGGCACCCCGTGGCGGTGCCCGCGGGCCGGGAGCTGGTCCCGGTCGAGCTGGCCGGGCGACCCGTGGGCGCGATCGTGCACGACCCGCTGCTGCAGCCCGACCCGGAGACGGTCCGCGCGGCCGGCCGGGTGGTGGCGATCGCGGTCGACCGGGAGCGGCTAACCGCCCGGCTGCTCGCCGAGCAGGAGCAGCTGCGCGAGTCCCGGCTGCGCCTGGTCGAGGCGGGCGACCGGGAACGGCGCCGCCTCGCGAGCGACCTGCACGACCGCCTCCAGGGCCGGCTGGTCCTGCTGGCGCTGCGGGCCGGTACGGCCCGGGCGGAGGAGGCCGACCTCGAGGCGTTCCGGCGCGACGTCGACGAGGTGGCCGCGGAGGTCCGCCTCATCGTCGCGGGCGTGATGCCCGCGCTGCTCATCGAGCGAGGGCTGACGGCGGCCGTGGAGGAGATGCTCGCCCGGACGCCGCTACGGACCTCGCTGGAGCGCTCCGACGACGCCGACGGCGCGCGCCTGCCCCCGTCGGTGGAGGGCACCGGGTTCCACGTGGTGGCCGAGGCCATCACCAACACCGTCAAGTACGCGGGGGCGACCTCGCTGGAGGTCCGGTTGCACCGCCGGGCCGGGCTGCTGCAGCTCTCCGTGCGCGACGACGGGTGCGGCGGCGCGGTCGCGGCGGGCGGGACCGGCCTGCGCGGGCTGCGCGACCGGGTCGAGGCGCTCGGCGGACGGTTCACCGTGACCAGCCCGGAGGGGCAGGGCACGACCCTGGCCGTGGAGCTGCCGTGCGCGTGGTGA
- a CDS encoding PQQ-dependent sugar dehydrogenase: MRVAPLLTTVALAAVVLTACSSAPAPTSSGPSPSSPGSSAAEAPATGALRVERVAEGLDKPWDVTWVRDRMLVTQREGTLATITDGRETPVRADLASVYARGEGGLMGMAAYPDDSGRFVTCQTHQEGGRPVDVRVVAWQLSADGASATRTKDPLVGGLPINPSGRHSGCRPTFGPDGALWIGTGDTARATIPQDRTALGGKVLRVDPETGGPAAGNPFASSGSAAERLVSGYGHRNVQAVAFQPGTGTGWSVEHGPDVDDEVNVVIPGRNYGWDPARGGESPGGYDEGVPMTDLQRYPDAVPAAWSSGDPTIATSGGAFVSGPAWGDLDGALAVTAQKGEKLLFMRPGTGADAQRIVSVSTPPELDGEFGRLRGARVGPDGALYLTTDNGNDDVILRVTRG, translated from the coding sequence GTGCGTGTCGCTCCCCTGCTGACCACCGTCGCGCTCGCGGCCGTCGTCCTCACCGCCTGCTCCTCGGCCCCCGCCCCGACGTCCTCGGGCCCGTCCCCGTCGTCGCCGGGGTCGAGCGCCGCCGAGGCCCCGGCCACCGGCGCGCTGCGCGTGGAACGGGTCGCCGAGGGCCTGGACAAGCCCTGGGACGTCACCTGGGTCCGCGACCGGATGCTCGTCACCCAGCGCGAGGGCACCCTGGCCACGATCACCGACGGACGCGAGACGCCGGTCCGGGCCGACCTCGCGAGCGTCTACGCCCGCGGCGAGGGCGGGCTCATGGGCATGGCCGCGTACCCGGACGACTCCGGCCGCTTCGTCACCTGCCAGACCCACCAGGAGGGCGGCCGCCCCGTCGACGTCCGGGTCGTCGCCTGGCAGCTCTCCGCCGACGGCGCGAGCGCCACCCGCACGAAGGACCCGCTGGTCGGCGGCCTGCCGATCAACCCCTCGGGGCGCCACTCCGGCTGCCGCCCGACCTTCGGCCCCGACGGTGCCCTCTGGATCGGCACCGGCGACACCGCCCGCGCCACGATCCCGCAGGACCGCACGGCGCTCGGCGGCAAGGTGCTGCGCGTCGACCCCGAGACCGGCGGCCCGGCGGCCGGCAACCCCTTCGCCTCGTCGGGCAGCGCGGCGGAGCGCCTCGTCTCCGGCTACGGGCACCGCAACGTCCAGGCCGTCGCCTTCCAGCCCGGCACCGGGACCGGCTGGAGCGTCGAGCACGGTCCGGACGTCGACGACGAGGTCAACGTCGTCATCCCCGGCCGCAACTACGGCTGGGACCCGGCCCGGGGCGGCGAGTCGCCGGGCGGGTACGACGAGGGCGTGCCGATGACCGACCTCCAGCGCTACCCCGACGCGGTGCCGGCCGCGTGGAGCTCGGGCGACCCCACGATCGCCACGAGCGGCGGCGCCTTCGTCTCCGGCCCGGCGTGGGGCGATCTCGACGGGGCCCTCGCCGTGACCGCGCAGAAGGGTGAGAAGCTGCTGTTCATGCGTCCCGGAACCGGTGCCGACGCCCAGCGGATCGTGTCGGTGTCGACCCCGCCGGAGCTCGACGGCGAGTTCGGTCGTCTGCGCGGCGCGCGGGTCGGCCCCGACGGCGCGCTCTACCTCACCACCGACAACGGGAACGACGACGTGATCCTGCGCGTCACCCGAGGGTGA
- a CDS encoding response regulator encodes MRVVIGEDEALLREGLTLLLRREGFDVVAAVGDAPAVVETALRLGPDLLLTDIRMPPDRTDDGLRAAIRVRAVRPDIGVVVLSQHVHGQYAVELLGSRPRGVGYLLKQRVADVGNFVRDLRRVAAGDVALDPEVVTAMLARQDDGVQRLSARRREVLGLIAEGRSNAAIARRLGITEKAVVAHVSGIYEALGLADHADDHRRVLAVVRHLTR; translated from the coding sequence GTGCGCGTGGTGATCGGGGAGGACGAGGCCCTGCTGCGGGAGGGACTGACCCTCCTGCTGCGCCGCGAGGGCTTCGACGTCGTGGCGGCTGTCGGAGATGCCCCGGCCGTCGTCGAGACGGCGCTGCGCCTCGGGCCCGACCTCCTGCTCACCGACATCCGCATGCCGCCCGACCGCACCGACGACGGGCTCCGGGCGGCGATCCGCGTCCGGGCCGTGCGCCCCGACATCGGCGTCGTCGTCCTCTCCCAGCACGTGCACGGGCAGTACGCCGTCGAACTGCTCGGGTCCCGTCCGCGCGGGGTGGGCTACCTGCTCAAGCAGCGGGTCGCCGACGTCGGCAACTTCGTACGCGACCTGCGCCGGGTCGCCGCCGGGGACGTCGCACTCGACCCGGAGGTGGTGACCGCGATGCTCGCCCGGCAGGACGACGGGGTCCAGCGGCTCTCGGCTCGGCGCCGGGAGGTGCTCGGGCTGATCGCGGAGGGCCGCAGCAACGCCGCGATCGCCCGCCGGCTCGGCATCACCGAGAAGGCGGTCGTCGCGCACGTCTCCGGGATCTACGAGGCGCTGGGCCTCGCCGACCACGCCGACGACCACCGCCGCGTCCTGGCGGTGGTACGCCATCTGACGCGATAG
- a CDS encoding DUF3027 domain-containing protein, whose translation MQDLVDSTVPTAVLAAAVDLARTAAVDAAEGESEQVGEHLEVVREDDTAATHYFAAAKPGYRGWTWAVTVMGVDEVTLGEVALLPGAEAVVAPEWVPWNERVRAEDLAPGDLLPVDEDDERLVPAHAALDDDEPGAEEIRAVADELGFGRPRVMSPAGRFDAAERWTGGDFGPAAEMARAASAHCGTCGFYLTLGGSLRGAFGVCGNGNVPADGHVVHAEYGCGGHSEMQVDTGSVVMVAELVYDDGVEMDPVPVND comes from the coding sequence GTGCAGGACCTCGTAGACAGCACTGTGCCCACCGCCGTGCTCGCCGCCGCCGTCGATCTCGCGCGCACCGCGGCGGTGGACGCCGCCGAGGGCGAGTCCGAGCAGGTCGGCGAGCACCTCGAGGTCGTCCGCGAGGACGACACGGCCGCCACCCACTACTTCGCCGCCGCCAAGCCCGGCTACCGCGGCTGGACGTGGGCGGTCACCGTGATGGGCGTCGACGAGGTCACCCTCGGCGAGGTCGCCCTGCTGCCCGGCGCCGAGGCGGTCGTGGCGCCGGAGTGGGTGCCGTGGAACGAGCGGGTGCGCGCCGAGGACCTCGCCCCGGGCGACCTGCTCCCGGTCGACGAGGACGACGAGCGCCTCGTCCCGGCCCACGCGGCACTGGACGACGACGAGCCCGGTGCCGAGGAGATCCGCGCGGTCGCCGACGAGCTCGGCTTCGGGCGCCCCCGCGTGATGAGCCCGGCGGGTCGCTTCGACGCCGCCGAGCGCTGGACCGGCGGCGACTTCGGCCCCGCTGCGGAGATGGCCCGCGCGGCCTCCGCGCACTGCGGGACCTGCGGCTTCTACCTCACGCTCGGCGGGTCGCTGCGCGGCGCGTTCGGCGTCTGCGGCAACGGCAACGTCCCGGCCGACGGGCACGTGGTGCACGCCGAGTACGGCTGCGGCGGGCACTCCGAGATGCAGGTCGACACCGGCTCGGTCGTCATGGTCGCCGAGCTCGTCTACGACGACGGGGTCGAGATGGACCCCGTGCCCGTGAACGACTGA
- the atpF gene encoding F0F1 ATP synthase subunit B codes for MVLASGSYFVLTAIPHEIVVGVVVFAVLYFVLSRVLLPKLDAVYSERHDRIDGTLERAEQARAEARRADQEYRTRVAAAREEAARIRDAAREEGRRHSEEVLAEARDEAAQLVASGRGELDEERSRLRTDLQPDIARLSRDLAGRILGRQVGDDEYRDTVDSYLAQRA; via the coding sequence ATGGTGCTGGCGAGCGGCAGCTACTTCGTGCTCACTGCCATCCCCCACGAGATCGTCGTGGGTGTCGTGGTGTTCGCGGTGCTGTACTTCGTGCTCAGCAGGGTGCTGCTGCCGAAGCTCGACGCCGTCTACTCGGAGCGGCACGACCGGATCGACGGCACCCTCGAGCGCGCCGAGCAGGCCCGCGCCGAGGCGCGCCGCGCCGACCAGGAGTACCGCACCCGCGTCGCCGCGGCCCGCGAGGAGGCCGCGCGCATCCGCGACGCCGCCCGCGAGGAGGGCCGTCGGCACTCCGAGGAGGTCCTCGCCGAGGCCCGCGACGAGGCCGCACAGCTCGTGGCGAGCGGGCGGGGCGAGCTCGACGAGGAGCGCTCGCGCCTCCGGACCGACCTCCAGCCCGACATCGCGCGTCTGTCGCGCGACCTCGCCGGCCGGATCCTCGGCCGTCAGGTCGGCGACGACGAGTACCGCGACACCGTGGACTCGTACCTGGCGCAGCGCGCCTGA
- a CDS encoding glutaminyl-peptide cyclotransferase, with protein sequence MRWLLALVLVPVVSLVATGCSSTPAPADPSVTRMTVQVLGTMPHDPAAFTQGFEIAGNSLWEGTGLEGQSQLRETDPTTGAVRRAVDVSADQFGEGITVTPTGIWQLTWKDGVAYRRDPATLAVVATVPLDREGWGICHTATDLVTSDGSSTLVFRDPLTFAPRRTVDTGVSQLNELECVGDTIWANVWQTDRIVGVDPSSGRVTAVVDASALRPAQTRSDPDAVLNGIAAIPGTDQFLLTGKRWPVTYRVVFTPA encoded by the coding sequence GTGCGGTGGCTCCTCGCGTTGGTCCTCGTCCCGGTCGTCTCGCTCGTCGCGACCGGCTGCTCCTCGACCCCGGCCCCCGCCGACCCGTCCGTCACCCGGATGACGGTGCAGGTGCTCGGGACGATGCCGCACGACCCGGCGGCCTTCACCCAGGGCTTCGAGATCGCCGGGAACAGCCTGTGGGAGGGGACCGGGCTCGAGGGGCAGTCGCAGCTCCGGGAGACCGACCCGACGACGGGCGCCGTCCGCCGGGCCGTCGACGTGTCCGCCGACCAGTTCGGCGAGGGCATCACCGTGACGCCGACCGGGATCTGGCAGCTCACGTGGAAGGACGGGGTGGCCTACCGGCGCGACCCGGCCACGCTCGCCGTCGTGGCGACCGTCCCGCTCGACCGGGAGGGCTGGGGCATCTGCCACACGGCGACCGACCTGGTCACCTCGGACGGCTCGTCGACCCTGGTCTTCCGCGACCCGCTGACCTTCGCCCCGCGGCGCACGGTGGACACCGGGGTGTCGCAGCTGAACGAGCTGGAGTGCGTCGGGGACACGATCTGGGCGAACGTGTGGCAGACCGACCGGATCGTCGGCGTCGACCCGTCGTCGGGACGGGTGACGGCGGTGGTGGACGCGTCCGCGCTGCGACCCGCGCAGACCCGCAGCGACCCCGACGCCGTGCTCAACGGGATCGCGGCGATCCCCGGCACCGACCAGTTCCTGCTGACCGGCAAGCGCTGGCCGGTGACCTACCGGGTCGTGTTCACGCCCGCGTAG
- a CDS encoding endonuclease/exonuclease/phosphatase family protein — protein sequence MPGAPSIVGAVVLAGIVGVVLFPEALGLDERSPFVQVVAFRPQLATVALVLAALAAFGAWRRAAAGTLVVALAVGLVSGIGVADVAGRTVGSATVTGTSGGLVVLALNTYTGDADADDLAALIQARNPDLVSLPEARGDLRRRLDSRLDEGQGGTGYRSYSADDADDASGMTVFVRSSLGRPTVTQDRDGTYPAIVVDLPRSAPGVASGLRFVADHPRSPKPGDTFGWVRDVGRLARWCDADRPTIIAGDMNATADHALFRSATADCTDAGSATGDGVTGTWPSWVPAFLGAQIDHVLVTGGPRPLGFEIAPVGGTDHRAVLARIGPG from the coding sequence GTGCCCGGCGCCCCCTCGATCGTCGGCGCGGTGGTGCTCGCCGGCATCGTCGGGGTGGTGCTCTTCCCGGAGGCGCTCGGCCTCGACGAGCGCTCGCCGTTCGTGCAGGTCGTCGCGTTCCGCCCGCAGCTGGCGACGGTCGCGCTCGTCCTCGCGGCGCTGGCCGCCTTCGGCGCCTGGCGGCGGGCGGCCGCCGGCACCTTGGTGGTCGCCCTCGCGGTCGGCCTGGTGAGCGGGATCGGGGTCGCCGACGTCGCGGGCCGGACCGTCGGCTCCGCCACGGTGACCGGGACCTCGGGCGGGCTCGTCGTGCTGGCGCTCAACACCTACACCGGAGACGCGGACGCCGACGACCTCGCGGCGCTGATCCAGGCCCGGAACCCCGACCTCGTGTCGCTGCCCGAGGCCCGCGGCGACCTGCGTCGCCGCCTCGACTCGCGGCTCGACGAGGGCCAGGGCGGCACCGGGTACCGCTCCTACTCGGCCGACGACGCCGACGACGCGTCGGGCATGACCGTGTTCGTCCGCTCCTCGCTGGGCCGACCCACCGTCACCCAGGACCGCGACGGCACCTACCCGGCCATCGTGGTGGACCTGCCGCGCTCGGCGCCGGGGGTGGCGTCCGGCCTGCGGTTCGTGGCCGACCACCCGCGCTCGCCGAAGCCGGGCGACACCTTCGGCTGGGTCCGCGACGTCGGCCGCCTCGCGCGGTGGTGCGACGCCGACCGGCCCACGATCATCGCCGGGGACATGAACGCCACCGCGGACCACGCGCTCTTCCGGTCCGCCACGGCGGACTGCACGGACGCGGGGTCGGCGACCGGGGACGGCGTCACCGGCACCTGGCCCTCGTGGGTCCCGGCGTTCCTCGGCGCGCAGATCGACCACGTGCTCGTCACCGGTGGACCACGGCCGCTCGGGTTCGAGATCGCCCCGGTCGGGGGGACCGACCACCGGGCGGTGCTGGCCCGCATCGGGCCGGGCTGA